GAGCTGATCGTCCGCCACCGCCACGGAGTACTTGTACTTCTTGACGATGGCCGTGCGGCCGCCCGCCTTGAGCTGCTCCTCCAGGAACTCCTTCTCCTTGGTGGTCGTCTCGAACTTGATGCGCAGGCCGTTGGCCAAGAGCAGCTTGAGCGCGCCCAGCTCCGACTCCAGCTTGCCCTTGGCCATGATGCCGGCCTTGGAGATGAGGCTGGTGCGCTGGACCTTGAGCTCCTCCAACAACTGCTTGGTCAGCTCCGAGTACTTGAACGTGTCGCCCTTGTTGCCGAACAGGTCCATCTCACCCTCGAGCTCCAGGATGGAGTCGTTGGTCTTCTTCAGGTCCTGATCCGTGAGGGCCAGCCGCAGGATGCGCTCCAGGATGACGTCCGTGCCGTTCTTCTCCAGGCCGTCCTTGTTCTTCTTCTGCACGTCCGCGAGCACCGTGTAGTACTCGGAGGCCTCCATGTTCTTCTTCACGAGCCCGTCCAGCTCGTCGTGCACGGGCAGGTAGGTGCGCTCGAAGTCCTGGAGGATGAGGTTGGACTCCCGGTAGCGGCAGTTCTCGTAATAGATGACCGCCTTGAGGATGAGCGCCTCCGGGAAGTACTCCTCGCGGAAGAAGGGCGACGACAGGGTGATGAGGTTGCCCAGTGCCTGCTCGTACTGGCCGATGCGGTAGTTGGCCCAGGAGGACTCGAAGAGGGCCTCCAGCCACTGCGTGTTCCCGCGCTCCACCTTGTTCAAATAGAAGATGGAGAAGCGGTTCTGCTGCATGCCGTAGTGCGTGCGGGCCAGCTGCATGAAGGCCAGCTCGCGCAGCGACTTGTCCAGCTTCGCCGCCTCGCCGGTGCGGCCCGCCTGGGGACGGGTGAGGCGCACCACTTCCTTCATGGCCTCCACGGACGCCATGACGTCCGTGTTGCCGCGCTTGGCCGCCGCGTCCTTGTGGGCCGTGCCGTTGCGGAAGAAGGCCAGGCCCTCCAGGTACTTCGCGCGCGGGTAGAACGCGTCCGTGCGCGGGATGGTCAGCGCCAGCCGCTTCACCTCTTCGAACGACTTGTCCGCGTTCTCCGTCTGGCCCACCTGATCCAGCGCGCGGCCACGCACGAAGTGGTAGCGCGCCAGCAGGTAGCGGAACTCGTTGCGGAACTTCTCCGGGAACTCGTAGTTCGCGTACCGGGCGATCTCATCCAGGATGACCGTCTCGTTCTGCGTCTTGCGGCTGATGAAGAACAGCCACTCCAGGCTCGTCTTGAAGAACTTCGTGGACGGGCCCGCGGCGAGGATCTTGGAGAACTCGCCCAGCGACGAGTGGTACAGCCCCATGCGGTACAGGGACTTGGCGAGCACGTAGCGCGCCTCCACGTGCAGGCCCTGGAGCTTGGGGTCACCCAACAGCTCGTGGGCCGCCATCGCGGACTTCTCGTACTCGTCGTTCTTGAACAGGCTGATGGCCGCGTCCAGGCGCTGGCGGTCCGCCGTCTTGCCGGACACGTCCACCGCGTCGAACGTCATGGTGGG
The sequence above is drawn from the Corallococcus sp. NCRR genome and encodes:
- the gltC gene encoding adventurous gliding motility protein GltC; its protein translation is MRTHRFLRLAVLGLTLAYTAPTLAQSFEGLDLAGQSKKKKKGASSKASSKKKASAKRGKGKVTAPAEDTSEESSSATSDTAPVGNPATPPAAVTTTPAPTATPAAPAAKPTPSAKPAAQGSPGLGLDLTGDNDKPPAPTMTFDAVDVSGKTADRQRLDAAISLFKNDEYEKSAMAAHELLGDPKLQGLHVEARYVLAKSLYRMGLYHSSLGEFSKILAAGPSTKFFKTSLEWLFFISRKTQNETVILDEIARYANYEFPEKFRNEFRYLLARYHFVRGRALDQVGQTENADKSFEEVKRLALTIPRTDAFYPRAKYLEGLAFFRNGTAHKDAAAKRGNTDVMASVEAMKEVVRLTRPQAGRTGEAAKLDKSLRELAFMQLARTHYGMQQNRFSIFYLNKVERGNTQWLEALFESSWANYRIGQYEQALGNLITLSSPFFREEYFPEALILKAVIYYENCRYRESNLILQDFERTYLPVHDELDGLVKKNMEASEYYTVLADVQKKNKDGLEKNGTDVILERILRLALTDQDLKKTNDSILELEGEMDLFGNKGDTFKYSELTKQLLEELKVQRTSLISKAGIMAKGKLESELGALKLLLANGLRIKFETTTKEKEFLEEQLKAGGRTAIVKKYKYSVAVADDQLYWPYEGEYWRDELGTYQYTMTKGCIERDTANRRIQSAEAM